Proteins encoded within one genomic window of Flavobacterium gilvum:
- a CDS encoding FAD-dependent oxidoreductase, translated as MFDVLIIGGGVSGVSCAMVLGSAKNKAFVSSKKIGIFTHQKTSSLQEAIFNNAYGIPPGKLGSELLNESVEHLHNTYPHIIQIPEEKVLKIEGEYPDFTVFTNKNSYKTANIVVGIGSANTFAIEGLMQYVEPHKKALPEKQRIQLKNNDHKVTDGIYVIGTLAGWRSQLTIAAGSGAAVATDLLTLWNDGAQTHSHDSIRK; from the coding sequence GTGTTTGATGTATTAATCATAGGCGGTGGCGTTTCGGGCGTATCATGCGCCATGGTGTTGGGTTCTGCCAAAAACAAAGCATTTGTTTCGTCTAAGAAAATAGGGATTTTCACCCATCAAAAGACTTCATCGCTTCAGGAAGCCATTTTCAACAATGCCTATGGAATTCCTCCGGGAAAATTAGGTTCTGAATTGTTAAATGAAAGTGTTGAACATTTGCACAATACTTATCCCCATATTATTCAAATTCCTGAAGAAAAAGTATTAAAAATCGAAGGAGAATATCCAGATTTTACTGTTTTCACAAATAAAAACAGCTACAAAACAGCTAACATTGTAGTTGGTATTGGCTCTGCCAATACTTTTGCTATCGAAGGTTTAATGCAATACGTCGAACCTCATAAAAAAGCACTTCCCGAAAAACAAAGAATCCAACTCAAAAATAACGACCATAAAGTCACTGATGGCATTTATGTTATTGGGACTCTTGCGGGCTGGAGAAGTCAACTCACGATTGCAGCTGGCAGTGGAGCCGCTGTTGCTACTGATTTACTGACTTTGTGGAATGATGGGGCACAAACCCATTCCCATGATAGTATTCGAAAATAA
- a CDS encoding MarC family protein, producing MTNFDLKEIITVGMVLFAVIDIVGSIPIIVGLRAKHGHIESEKAALVAGLIMILFLFIGEEFLSLIGIDVHSFAVAGSFVLFFLALEMILGIRIYRDEEASSASIVPLAFPLIAGAGTMTTLLSLRSQFHTLNIVIAILLNIILVYIVLKSSGKIEKMLGQNGLGVIRKTFGVVLLAIAVKLFAANVKGLFL from the coding sequence ATGACAAATTTTGATTTAAAAGAAATAATAACTGTAGGAATGGTGCTTTTTGCAGTAATCGACATCGTGGGTTCTATCCCAATAATAGTAGGATTAAGAGCCAAACACGGACACATTGAATCTGAAAAAGCGGCTTTGGTGGCTGGATTGATAATGATTTTGTTTTTATTTATTGGAGAAGAATTTTTAAGTCTAATCGGAATCGATGTACATTCCTTTGCGGTAGCGGGTTCATTTGTATTATTTTTTTTGGCTTTGGAAATGATTTTGGGCATCCGAATTTATCGGGACGAAGAAGCGAGCTCCGCCTCGATTGTACCACTAGCATTCCCTTTGATTGCCGGCGCGGGAACAATGACCACTTTACTTTCGCTACGTTCCCAATTTCACACTCTAAATATTGTAATTGCCATTCTGCTCAACATTATATTGGTTTACATTGTTTTGAAATCATCTGGAAAAATTGAAAAAATGCTCGGACAAAATGGACTTGGAGTAATTCGTAAGACTTTTGGCGTGGTTCTGTTGGCGATAGCTGTTAAATTATTTGCCGCTAATGTTAAAGGTTTGTTTCTCTAA
- a CDS encoding DUF3109 family protein, with translation MFQLGKTIVSEDILEKEFVCNLSACKGACCVDGDAGAPLSLAETKILEDIYPKVKPFLRKQGIEAIEAQGVWVNGTDGDLETPLIDNKDCAYVIFDGKTALCGIEQAYNQGIIDWKKPVSCHLYPVRVKDFSEFAAVNYDRWDICDAACSLGQELEVPVYKFVKEALVRRFGEDWYMELEKVAEDLKNGL, from the coding sequence ATGTTTCAATTAGGAAAAACCATAGTCTCAGAGGATATACTCGAAAAAGAATTTGTTTGTAATTTGTCAGCTTGCAAAGGAGCTTGTTGTGTCGATGGTGATGCAGGAGCGCCGTTAAGTTTGGCAGAAACAAAAATATTGGAGGATATATATCCAAAGGTTAAACCGTTTTTGAGAAAACAAGGAATTGAGGCTATCGAAGCCCAAGGAGTTTGGGTAAATGGTACCGATGGTGATCTTGAAACACCGTTAATTGACAATAAAGATTGTGCTTACGTTATTTTTGACGGGAAAACCGCACTTTGCGGAATTGAACAAGCCTACAATCAAGGTATAATAGATTGGAAAAAACCTGTTTCCTGTCATTTGTATCCGGTGAGAGTCAAAGATTTTAGCGAGTTTGCAGCAGTCAATTATGACCGATGGGATATTTGCGACGCAGCTTGTTCTTTGGGACAAGAACTCGAAGTTCCTGTTTATAAATTTGTCAAAGAAGCTCTTGTTCGTCGCTTTGGCGAAGATTGGTATATGGAACTGGAAAAAGTTGCCGAAGACTTAAAAAACGGTTTGTAA
- a CDS encoding ribonucleotide-diphosphate reductase subunit beta has translation MSQIEPILQENKNRFVIFPIKHHDIWERYKMMEASFWTAEEIDLSQDLNDWNNKLNEDERYFIKHILAFFAASDGIVNENLAENFVNEVQYPEAKFFYGFQIMMENIHSETYSLLIDTYVKDENEKSDLFNALDVFPAIRKKADWALKWIESDSFAERLIAFAAVEGIFFSGAFCSIYWLKKRGLMPGLTFSNELISRDEGVHCDFAVHLHNHHLVNKVPKERIRSIIVDALDIEREFITESLPVSLIGMNAGLMTQYLEFVADRLLVELGCNREYNVSNPFDFMDMISLQGKTNFFEKKVAEYQKSGVKVTDNNDSQKISFDADF, from the coding sequence ATGTCTCAAATAGAACCTATTTTACAAGAAAATAAAAATCGTTTCGTAATTTTCCCAATAAAGCATCATGATATTTGGGAGAGATATAAAATGATGGAAGCTAGTTTTTGGACTGCTGAGGAAATTGACTTATCCCAGGATTTAAATGACTGGAATAATAAATTGAATGAAGACGAGCGTTATTTTATAAAACATATTCTTGCTTTTTTTGCGGCATCTGATGGAATTGTAAACGAAAATCTTGCTGAAAATTTTGTAAACGAGGTGCAGTATCCTGAGGCTAAATTTTTCTATGGTTTCCAAATTATGATGGAAAACATCCATAGTGAGACATATTCGCTTTTGATTGATACTTATGTAAAAGACGAAAACGAAAAATCTGATTTATTCAATGCGTTGGATGTTTTTCCGGCGATTAGAAAAAAAGCGGATTGGGCTTTAAAATGGATAGAATCTGATTCTTTTGCCGAAAGGCTTATTGCTTTTGCAGCAGTAGAAGGAATTTTCTTTTCGGGTGCATTTTGTTCTATTTATTGGTTAAAAAAACGTGGATTGATGCCAGGTTTGACTTTCTCCAATGAGCTGATTTCTCGTGACGAAGGTGTTCACTGTGATTTTGCAGTGCATTTGCATAATCATCATTTGGTAAATAAAGTGCCAAAAGAAAGAATAAGAAGCATTATCGTTGATGCTTTGGATATTGAAAGAGAATTTATCACTGAGTCACTTCCTGTAAGTTTGATAGGAATGAATGCAGGTTTAATGACGCAATACTTAGAGTTTGTTGCTGATAGATTGTTGGTGGAATTAGGTTGTAACAGAGAATACAATGTTTCCAATCCATTTGATTTTATGGATATGATTTCGCTTCAGGGGAAAACTAATTTCTTTGAGAAAAAAGTTGCCGAATATCAAAAATCAGGAGTTAAAGTGACTGATAATAATGATTCCCAAAAAATTAGTTTCGACGCTGATTTTTAG